The Lusitaniella coriacea LEGE 07157 region AGCACGGCGCGATCGCGCGGTATTAGCCGAAGCACTACACTGCGAAATTCAAATTCAAGAACAGTCTGGCACTCAAACATAATATCGAGGAAAGCTAATGCGAAAACTCAAATATTACGTTGCTTGTAGCCTTGATGGATTCATTGCTCATCAAGACGGTTCATTCGACGGCTTTTTGATGGAAGGCGAAGCCGTAACCGACTATATCGAATCTCTAAAAAACTTCGATGTCGTTCTTATGGGACGCAAAACCTACGAGACGGGTTTAAAAGAAGGGAAAACAAACCCATATCCAATGATGAAAAGTTACGTTTTCTCGCAGACCATGAAAGAAAGTCCAGATGAAAAAGTTGAGCTGGTTTCAGAGAATGCAGGCAAATTAGTTCGACGCTTGAAACAAGAAACGGGTCGAGATATTTATCTTTGTGGCGGTGGGAATTTAGCAACAACGCTATTTGCAGAAAACTTGATTGACGAAATCATCCTTAAAATCAATCCCTTTCTTATGGGTTCGGGAATTCCACTTTTTGCTGATGTTATTCCACAAACGGCTTTAGAACTTACAAACAGCAGGATTTACGATAGCGGAATCGTCTGGCTGAACTACGAAGCGAAACATTGACGTGCTACACTTGGATCTAAATAGATCTCATCCGAAGGACTACAGCACTCAAAAAACTCAAATTCAACTTGTCACTCCTGCTGACGTGAAAGAATGGATACAAAGAGCAATCGAGCAAGGTTGGCAACCTAAAACACCGGGTTCAACTTTTAAAGTGAGTGTTGAAAGCGATTGCTTCATTGCAGCAATTTAAATTGCACTTCCGACAAAAACAAAATCATGTCCACCTATTGTTACTTTCAGCAGATATCTCCGAAAGTCATAATAAAGCTGCAAATCCATCCTAGTGTTGTCGATCTTTTTCAGGATGCTCATACGTTAAAGGAGTATTCAGATAATTACTGGAGTGGCATAGAATCTCTTCAAGAAGATTGGGAATTTGTAGATGAAGATTTGGGAGAACAAGAACGAATTACTCCTGAGATTTACGAGCAAATTAGCTCGGATATTCCTGAAATTATTGAAGCGGGATTAGTCGAAGATTGTTGGATTGGGAGTACCGACTCTTTTGATTGGCTTGAGAATGAAGGATTAGTCGGTGCTGATATTGGTAATGATGGGTATTACAGCTATCTTTCTTATCTCACACCCAAACAAGTCGAAATAATGACAGAAAAACTACAAAAATTTCAACAGCAGAATTATATCAAGGTATATAAGATTTTATACCCCAGATCTTATGAACCCGAACAAAATGAGGAGGATGAAGCGGATTTTTGGAAGCATTTTGATACAATATCAAGCTACTGTCAGGAAGCAGTAAAAAGTGGCAATGGAATGTTATTGTCCTACAGTGGTTAGTAATCGGGCTAACAGGTGAGTTGCCTCGGTATAGAGATTGAGAAGCGCGATCGCGCCATCTCCAATCCCCACTCTATATTTTAAAGATAAACAACCGCTATACTTTCTTCAGAAGATTTATCTTGAATAACCACCGTATTGTAAGGCATTGTATTCGTTCCAAAAGGAACCGGCATCTTGAACGTTCCGCTACTTTGCTTGAGTTCGCCAAGGCAAAGACTTCTTTCTAAATCTGCGTCAGCCGCAAGATAAACAGTAGACTCCGAGGCATCGTCTATTTGCAAATTTTTGAAATGAACGGCTTCACCGCCATCCGGATCGATCCCTAAAACGATCGTTCCTCTTACCCTTTGTTCTTCCTGGCTTTCGAGTTTGCCCATTTTGATCTTTTCGGGATCTTGATTGCTCATCTATACTTTCCTCTCGTTCGGCTAGATTTATCTAGCTAAATAGTAAAAAAATCCCACACAAGGTTCTAGACTCTGAGGATAGAGATTTCCGCGATCGCGCTCTATCTAAAGAGTGAATTTTAAATCGCCCCATTCCAAAAATACTAAGATTGCTGTGGCGCTGTTGTGTCCTCCCTCGACCGATATTCGGCAATCTCTCTGACCCGATAAATAGGTCTACCTTGAGATTCATGGTAAGTGCGCATCAGCAATTCTCCCAGCAAACCGATACTAAAAAGCTGAATTCCAGTTAACAACAGAAGAATCGTTAAAATTAAGAGCGGGCGACCTTCAAGACTTTCTCCAAGAGCGAACTTGGCAAAGGTTAAATACAATCCCAAGAGAACCCCTACAACCCAGGAAAGCAAGCCAACATAGCCAAAAATATGCATGGGGCGCGTCAGGAACTTTTTCATAAAAAAGACCGTAAACAAGTCCATCGCAACCCGGAAAGTGCGTCCCAAACCATACTTGCTTTCCCCATAGCGGCGAGCGTGGTGACCGACGGGCATTTCAGTAATTCTTGCCCCTTCAATAAACGCAAGAGCGGGTAAAAAGCGGTGCAATTCGCCGTAAAGATTCATATCCGCCAGCAATTCCGAACGATAGGCTTTGAGAGAACAACCATAATCGTGAATCTTAACCCCCGTAATCTTGCCAATGAGCCAGTTCGCGATTTTGGAGGGAAGCAATCGAGTCAGAGCAGCATCTTGGCGTTTTTCACGCCATCCGCTCACCAAATCGTACCCTTCATCGAGTTTTGCCAGAAGTCGGGGAATATCTGCCGGATCGTTTTGCAAATCCCCATCGAGGGACACAATGACTTGACCTCGCGCGTAGTGAAATCCGGCAGCCATTGCTGGGGTTTGACCGTAATTACGGCGCAGCAAAATGGCGCGCAACTGCGGAATGGTTTGAGTTTGTTCTTTAAGCTGTTCGGCGGAACCGTCGCGGGAACCGTCGTCGATGCAAATAATTTCGTAGCTGAGTCCCGTATCCTGGAGACTATTTTGGATCGCTTCTAGCAATTGAGGAATGCTATCCACTTCGTTATAAATCGGGACAACGACAGACAAATCGAGACGTATGGGTAAAGAAGGGAGCGATCCTTCAGTTTGTTGGGGAAAGAATGAGCTGTTCATTTAAATTCATTCACAATGGTTCACGTGTCTAGATCTTTGAAAGAGTGGGTTGCCGACCGCGCGCGGGAAACAAGCCAACGTTCGTTCAACCACGCCAATCCAGCACCAAGGGCTTCAGCTAACGTACCGATCAGGCGATATAAAATTACAATGCTAATAATAAGCCCTGAAGATAATGTTCCTTCCAAGAGCGCGATCGCGGTCGCTTCAAAAACCCCAATTCCTCCAGGCGCGCCGGGAACCACCAACCCCAACAACCAGGCAATACAAAATGCACTCAGAACCGCGGGAATCTGCTCGATGCTGAGGGAATGGAGCGCAAACACCACAAATAAAAATCCCGTTCCCCGCAAACCCACAAACCCAATTTCCCCCAACAAAGGAATCAGGGGATAGCGCTTGACTCGCTGCGTCTGCGGTTCGGAAGAATTTTTTCCCTTCTTTTTCCCTTTCACCTTTGCTAAATAGTTGAGGATGGGATTCAAAATGCGCGGATGGAATGCCACCAAAAGCCCGCAGAGAAAGGGCAGGCGAATCCCAATATTTCCCTGGGGAGCGCAGATTAAAGCAACCGCTAAAGCAGCAGCAGCCATCAGCAAGGGTTCGAGCAAGACGCTGACCGTTGCGATTCCAAAAGATGCACCAACATCTTGCGCGGCTTTAATTCGACCGTAATAGTGCCAAACATTTCCCGGTAGATACTTGGCAATATTGGTTTTGAGATATGTGCGAATGCTCCATAACAATTTTGCGGGTTGGTTGAATTCCCGAAGAATCCACCCCCACACGCACCCCGACCACATATGAGCAATCAAGGTAAAACCAAACGCAATTGCCAAAAGCATCCAACCCGAATGATCGATCCGAATCGCGATCGCGTCCTGCCAGCGATCTTTAATCGTTTTAACTAAGAAAAATAAAATTCCGCCCAAAACCAACCATCGCAAATAAGGTTTTATACGAGTGAAAGCTTGGCGGAGGAAAGTGTTCATGAGGAAATCGGCAACGCTCTCCTTTTATTATCTGTTACATCCTACACTTCAAACACCGTTTCTTGTGATCTGGATCGCTGCAACATCCTACAGGGATCGCATTATTTTTGTGTTACGGATCGCCTTTCGAGCCGATGAAACTCACCCATCGGTTAAGGACTCAATCACCTGCTCCAACAGAAAAATGGGTGATAGTAGTTGCATTGGATTATTCCATTCAAATTACTGCTTCTTCCATAACCATAATCTTAAGGTTATTTTAATTTTTTTCTTCAAGTTCGCGCATTTACTTAAAGAAGCAAGAAGTTCAAAAAAAGTCAAATAGTTTTCGGAATCAGGGAAAGAACGCTTGAAGTTAGAACCTATCACAATACAAATTCTAAAAAAAGCTGTGAAAACTTCAATTCTAAATCAATTTATCAACTTTCTTCAGGAAGAACTGGCACTTCCTTCTGAATCCATCAAAACTGCCCTCCGTCAGTGCGAAGAGAATATCGGAATCGGTCATTTACCGATGGTTCTTTGGCAGTATGGTTTAGTTAACCTCAAGCAATTGGATTTGATTTTTGAGTGGCTAGAAACCGCTTAGGGGGAAATTTAGAAGTCTAAGGAATATTCGTTTAGAATCCGATTTTAACTCAAATAATTCGTTTATCGTTCCTGACCTATTTTTCCACCTAAAAATTTATGCCCTCAAAAGAAAATAGAAACCTGGTTTTCCCCAAAGCCAGGTTTCTTGTTGTATAGCAGTAAGCACTCAGCGATCGGTCATCAGCTTTAAATTTACGCCTAGTGTAGATTAGGCGCTCAAACACCTATCCTATCGCTGTTTCTTCTTACTAAGCTAAAACACATTCAAGTTGGGTATTGGGCGCTCTGTATCAAAGCCGTCAATCTCTCACCGCGTCACCGTATCACCGTTTCTCCGCGTCACCCCAAGTCACAATTTAAATGCATAACAGCTTATTTCCTATTCCCTGTTCCCTCACCCTAGCAAGGGTTTTAGGGTGTTCGCATTAGGCGTAATTCCGAGAAATTGGCTTTGAAATTGGTCTTAAGACAGCATATTCTGGACATGGATCGCGATCGAAGAACAGAATTACCATTCCAAATCGATCGTTTTCCATGAAGTTCAGTGCATCCAAGATAAATTATTATCAGTCTCAATCTGGCTGCGGGCATTGCAGTTAGATTGAAGAGATCAACACTCAATCAATTGCTTCGGAGTTATCGATTCTTATGGTGTTTGACAAATTACGCGCGTGCCGTACTTCGGCAGATCCCGCCCAGATCGCGCCCTTTCCCACTGCACTCCTGCTTCAATCCTTACTCTGTTTGGGCATCATTTCCTTCGTATCGCCAGAAGCACGAGCGATTGATTTGCTCCTCGCCCCTCAAGCAAAACCCCCCAACCCAACAACGTCAAACACCGAAACAGACTCAATTGCCCAAATTCCCGACCTCAACGAAGACCGCTTTATTCAACCCGATACCGAACCTCCCGAACCTCTCGCACCCGAAGAACCCGCCCCCGAACCGCAAGAACCAGAAACTCCCCCGCAACCCATCCCCTCCGAACCACTTCCCGGCAACATTCAAGTCAACAGCATTACTCTGGTTGGGAGTACGATCTTTTCTCGTGACGACTTTGCCGAAGAAATCGCACGGCTTGAAGGCAAAAAAGTTGCCCAAGAAGCACTTGAAGAATTAACCGATCGCGTGACCGAACGTTACTTAGAAGCAGGCTATATCACCTCCAGAGCGATCTTAGACGAAAAATCCCTCGCGAGCGGTGATATTCAAGTCCAAGTCCTTGAAGGTCGCGTAGAAGAGATTGAAGTTGAAGGCACAGACCGCTTAGGAAACTACGTGCGATCGCGCGTCGGATTGGGAACCACCACCCCCATCAACACCGCTGCATTAGAAAATCAACTGCGACTCTTGCGCTCAGACCCCCTCTTCGAAAACGTTGAAGCCAGTTTGCGCACGGGAAGCGAACCGGGAAGTAGTATTGTTGTCGTTCGAGTTACCGAAACTCGCCCTTTCAGAGGCAGCGCTAGTGTAGACAACTACTCACCGCCCAGCGTCGGTTCGGAACGCATTAGCTTCAATGCCAGTTACCGCAACCTCACGGGATTGGGAGATGAAGTTGCCGCCTCTTTTAGAACTACTGCCCAAGGCGGATCTCGCACTGTTGATGTCCTTTATCGCGTTCCCCTCAATCCGATGAATGGCACGCTGCAACTGAGAACTTCCTTGAATTGGAACGACGTGGTACAAGGAATCGGTCAAGTTTTGGATATTAGCGGAAACTCCCAACTCTACGACATTAGTTTCCGGCAACCCCTGGTGAGAACGCCCAGCGAGGAATTAGCGCTCTCTGTGGGTTTTACCCATCAAACCGGTCAAACCTTTACCTTTGCGGGACCCTTTCCCTTTGGATTTGGGCCCGATGCAGAGGGACGAAGTACCACCAGCGTGTTTAAGTTCGGACAGGACTACGTACTGCGAGAAGTATCCGGGGCGTGGGCATTGCGCTCGCAGTTCAATATTGGGACGGGTTTGTTCGACGCAACCAGCAACGAAAGTCCGGTTCCCGACAGTCACTTTTTTAGTTGGTTGGGACAGGTGCAGCGCGTGCAAGTGTTGAATGAAAATAACTTTTTGATTATTTCTGCGGATTTGCAACTATCGAGTGCGGGGTTATTACCTTCCCAGCAATTTGTGATTGGGGGCGGTCAATCGGTACGGGGCTATCGGCAAAATGTGCGGGCGGCAGATAATGGGTTTCGCTTCTCGATTGAAGATCGCATCACCCTACAACGGGACGAAGCCGGGGTTGCTCGATTTTTGTTTATTCCCTTTTTCGAGACGGGTTTGGTGTGGAATCGGTCGAATAACCCCAATACGCTGCAAGATCAGCGCTTTATCGCAGGATTGGGGGCGGGTTTCATTTGGCAGCCCATCGAACCGTTGACCATTAAACTCGATTATGGCGTTCCTTTAGTTAATTTGAGCGATCGCGGGGAAAATGCCCAAGATGATGGCTTTTACTTCAGCGTCATTTATCAGTTTTAAAGCTGATAGGAGAAAGGGTATAGTTGAATTAAGCGCGATCGCGAAAGTTTAATTTCTTTTTTTTTGAAACAACTATGACACTCATTGACTCTAATGCTTGGCATCACTGGGTCGATCAATTCTGTACCGTTCTGTTTTTCGGAACCGTCGTTGGAGCTTTTTGGTTTGCCTCGCGAATGGATTAATTTAAAGCTCTTTAGGGAGCAAATTTTAAATTCTTCTTCAGGAAGACTCTTTTATATCTGCTTTTCTCCGATGCATTAGCAGAAAAATCATTCGCAAATCCACTAAACTCGTTTTACTTCAGCCTCATCGATCGGTTTTAAAGCTTATAGTTGAAGTAAGCGCGATCGCGTAATGAAGTTGACTGCCTCTTTAGTAGAACGTTCCTTAAGTTCGCAAACTAATTTTAATGCTTGACTGGATTACTAACACAATTACTTCCCTGGGATACTGGGGAATTGCCCTTTTGATGTTTCTTGAAAATGTCTTTCCTCCCATTCCCTCGGAGGTATGGTCAAGCGCAAACAAAAAAAAATAGATTCGGTTGCATCTATCAAAAGTGGTATTTTATTAAATAAAAATCTGTAAATATATAACTATATTGGGATGCTAAGTTCCTCGAATCTTGTTTTAAATGGATTACGATGAATTTGATTTAGCGATTTATATGGATTTAATTTCCCAAGTAGAGATCGAAGATTTAGCAAAAATTGAGCAACAACCTTGTGTCTCGATCTATATCCCGACAGTGATGGCAGGGCCAGAGACTCGTCAAAATTCAATTCGCTACAAAAACGCAATTACAGAAGCAGAAGAACATTTAGAAAAGCGAGGAAGTAGCGATACCCAAGTTCAGGAAATTTTAAAACCCGCTCGATTGTTGATAGAAGATTATGACTTTTGGCAGAACCAAAGCGAAGGTTTAGCGGTGTTTATTGCTGCCGATTTCCTGCGTTATTATCGCTTACCCCATTGTTTTACTCAATCATCTGTCGTTAGCAGCCGCTTCCAGCTTAAGCCTTTGCTGCCCTGGTTCGCCAGAGATAGGAAGTTTTATCTTCTTGCACTTTCGCAGAACGAGCTAAAACTGTTTTTATGCGATCGATATGGAATTCAAGAGGTTGAAGATTTGCCTGATGAGGTACCGCAAAGTTTAGCAGAAGCATTGCGATACGACGATCCCCAAAAACAACTCCAGCATCATAGCGGCGATGGTTCCGGTAGTGCTGCCGTTTACCACGGTCAAGGTGTCGGTACGACCGATAATAAGGAGAAAATTAAAGAGTATTGCCAAAAAATCGACAGTGGCTTGCAGTCATTATTCAACAAAGAATCATTTCCTCTTGTGTTAGCGGGTGTTGAGTATGTCGTCTCGATTTATCAGCAAGCTAATTCTTACGCGCATCTCCTGTCTGAAGGGGTGATTGGTAATCCCGAAAATATTCAGCATCAGGAATTGCACCAGCAAGCGTTGCAAGTCATAGAACCCCGTTGGCAAGCTGAGGAACAGCAAGCAATTGCTACTTATCAAGAATCAATCCAATTAGCTGACACGACAGAGAAAGCGAGTTCGCAACTTGAAAGGATTGTACCTGCTGCTTACAACGGTCAGGTGGATACTCTCTTGATTGCAGAGGACTGGGAAGCTTGGGGGAAATTTGACCCGCAGGCGAATAAAGTCGAGAGACAAACTTCACCGCAAACGCAGGATATCGACCTCATTGATTTTGCTGCGGTGCATACTTTTCTGAAGGGAGGTTATATCTACAGTATGCCGATGGAGAAGATGCCAACGACCGACAAACCGATTGCTGCTATTTTCCGCTATCCAGTAGCTGCGGTAACGGTCTAAATATAGCTCATTGAAAGATTTTGATGTCAGCCATCAGCTTGATATATCGAGTAAACCCTATTATTTTTGGTAAAACAGATATTAGACTCCCTATTTCGATGGTGGTATGACGAATTTTTTTCAGTGGTTTGCAGGTATGGGTCGGCGCGGCTTAAGGGTATGCTCGATCTTAGTTTGCGCGATCGCGCTCTCAAGTTGTACCGGGCTTTTAGCAACTTCTGGCGAACCCGTTTCCCAGATGGTGACCAGCACCCTGAGCGATCCCAAAACCTTTAATTATGCTTTCAATCAAGAGTTTCCCCATGTATTTCTGCGTACGGCAGAGGGATTGGTGTCAGAAAACTCTGAAACGGCTGAAATTGAGCCTAACCTTGCGGAGTCCTGGGAAATTTCGGAAGACCGGTTGCGCATCATTTTCACGCTGCGCGACGGGTTAAAGTGGTCGGATGGGGAACCCCTAACGGTTGATGATGTCATCTTCACCTATAACGATATCTATCTCAACGAAGCGATTCCCACCGATACAAGAGATATTTTGCGAGTGGGAGAAAGCAAACAACTCCCCACGGTTCGCAAGCTAGATGAGAGACGGGTTGAATTTATCGTTCCCGAACCCTTTGCACCGTTTCTCGCTACGACGGGTCTGCCGCTTTTACCCGCTCACGCATTGCGCGAGTCGGTGGAAACCAAAACCCCCGATGGAAAGCTGAAATTTTTAACGAAATGGGGCGTTGATACTCCCCCAGACGAAATTATTGTTAACGGGCCCTATAAAATCAAAAGTTACGCCACTGGCGAGCGCGTGGTCTTCGAGCGCAATCCTCACTATTGGCGCAAGGACGAAGCGGGTCAGCAACTCCCGTATTTAGATGAGTTGGTTTGGCAAATTGTGGAGAGCCAAGATACTTCCCTCTTGCAGTTTCGTTCTGGGGGATTGGATGCGGTGGGGACTTCGCCGGATTTTTTCTCTTTGCTCAAACGGGAGGAAAAACGGGGCAAATTTACGATTTATAATGCGGGTCCGGCATATGGAACCACGTTTATTTCTTTCAATCTCAATAAAGGAAAACGGAATGGTAAACCGTTAGTCGATCCTGTTAAATCCCGTTGGTTCAACACGCTCGAATTTCGTCAAGCGGTTGCTTACGCGATCGATCGCCAGACAATGATTAATAATACTTTTCACGGATTAGGCGTTCTACAAAACTCTCCCATCTCCATTCAATCGCCCTTTTATTTCCCACCGGAGAAGGGGTTAAAAACCTACGATTACAACCTCGAAAAAGCGAAAGAGCTACTTCTTAGTGCGGGGTTTAAATATAACAACAAAGAACAACTTCTTGATGCGGAAGGCAATCGCGTTCGTTTCGTTGCAATTACCAATGCAGAGAATAAAATTCGGGTGGCAATGCTCGCTCAAATCAAACAGGATCTGAGTAAAATTGGCATTGAAGTTCAACTCAATCCGATTTCTTTTAGTATTCTTGTAGATAAACTCTCCGATTCTCTCGATTGGGAGTGCTATTTACTTGGGTTTACGGGGGGAAATGAACCCAATAGCGGTGCTAATATTTGGTCGGTTGATGGAGGGTTACACAGTTTCAATCAAAAACCCCCAGCGGGTCAACCTGCCCTTGAAGGACGAGAAGTTTACGATTGGGAGCAGGAAATCAGCGATCTTTATATCCAGGGCGCGCGAGAGTTGGACTTGGAGAAACGGAAGGAAATTTATGGAGAAACGCAACGCCTGACACAGGAGTATTTACCTGCCATTCATCTGGTCAATCCTCTCTCGTTAGGGGCAGTGCGCGATCGTTTTCAGAATATAAAATACGTGGCACTCCCCGATAAGTTTTGGAATATTCACGAAATCAAAATGAGCGAAGAAGATTGAAAACGAAACTTAATTTGCCGTGGGTAAATATTTAACATCTGCGAGTGCAGATCTCGATTCGCTATTAAACTTCGGAATAACACTAAAACTTCCATCTGTTTCGAGGACAACAGCTTCTACCTCTTCAATTGCCGCAATTCCACTGGAACGAATGGCAGCTAAAACTTCTCCCTTGGCAACTCGTTCGCGCTTGAGGATAGAATGTTGTAATTGTCCTTGATAAAGGAGTAATGAGGGTTCTGCTTTTAACAATTTTTGCATTACGTTTGAACGAACCGAAATCCAGGTAATTGCATACTGGAAAAAGACCAATAATCCAACGGCTAAAGCACCCTGGAGCAAAGAAGTGTCTTTCGATAAGAGTAGCGTTGACAAGATCGACCCAAAGGCGATTGTGACAACAAAGTCAAAAGCATTCCATTTTGATAGGGTTCGTTTCCCAGAGATGCGGAGTAGGAAGATGATAACTAAATATGCAGGAGCGCCAATGATGAGCGTATCGAGTAGAGCGTTAGGGTTATTAAACAAATTAATTCTCCGGGAGTGTTTGAATTCGCAAATTTCTATCGCCAGCTCCCTTCCAAAAGCCAAAACGTTACTTTCAAAAGGGAGCTAATTGCTTAGGGTATTACATTGATTTAGCCAATTTCATCTAGTCGATTAGACTGTTAGTGAAATTGGGTATTTGACTAGGATTAGGATTCTGTAGCGGGGACAACTTTAACGTCCATGTTGACTTCTTTGACCCCCAAAATTTCCTTCGCTAAAGGTTCGATTGTATCGTATTCCTCTTGGTCGGTAACGGTTCCAACTATACCCACTACCCCTTCTTCTGCATCGACGGTCAGTTTGGCGCGAGGAATATTTGCTTCTAGCTTCGCGCGAACTTCGCTTTCAAGATCGGAATCGTTTCTTTCGGTTTGATCCCCTGCGATATCGTTTCGTTGCTCCCGCGCTCGAATATCAGAATCGAGTTGCTCTTGGCGTATTTCGCTGGAGGCATCTTCTCTTGTTTCTTCAACGTCTTGTGGATCTTCAACTTCTCCATCTACGGAAGAAGGCGCATCTGCACTGGTTCTGGCGGTGTCACAAGCAACAGCACCCGTCAGCAACAGACTTCCTAGCAAAAATGCGGTCAGTTTATTCATAGTTCTTTTACGGTAATTCATCAATGGGATTGAGATTTGTTAGAATTCAGTGTCTTATCTAACGGGTTGTAGAAGTGCGATCTACGGGAATAAGCGCGTCGTAGATTCCCAATTCTTCAACGCCGTGGAGACGCATGAGCGCTTCTATTTGCTGAATTTCAGCTTCTGTTCCATTCGCCATAACGAGGTAACTGCCATTGGCAACGCGATCGCTGTATAGTTTCGCTCTTTCTTCAGGAATTCCCAGTCCCACCAGAGCGCCGACTAATCCCCCAGCAGCAGCACCGATTGCACCACCGGCTAAAGTTGTCGCGATCGCGGTTGCTTCTGCTCCT contains the following coding sequences:
- a CDS encoding DUF2949 domain-containing protein encodes the protein MKTSILNQFINFLQEELALPSESIKTALRQCEENIGIGHLPMVLWQYGLVNLKQLDLIFEWLETA
- a CDS encoding lysylphosphatidylglycerol synthase transmembrane domain-containing protein, giving the protein MNTFLRQAFTRIKPYLRWLVLGGILFFLVKTIKDRWQDAIAIRIDHSGWMLLAIAFGFTLIAHMWSGCVWGWILREFNQPAKLLWSIRTYLKTNIAKYLPGNVWHYYGRIKAAQDVGASFGIATVSVLLEPLLMAAAALAVALICAPQGNIGIRLPFLCGLLVAFHPRILNPILNYLAKVKGKKKGKNSSEPQTQRVKRYPLIPLLGEIGFVGLRGTGFLFVVFALHSLSIEQIPAVLSAFCIAWLLGLVVPGAPGGIGVFEATAIALLEGTLSSGLIISIVILYRLIGTLAEALGAGLAWLNERWLVSRARSATHSFKDLDT
- a CDS encoding ABC transporter substrate-binding protein, whose product is MGRRGLRVCSILVCAIALSSCTGLLATSGEPVSQMVTSTLSDPKTFNYAFNQEFPHVFLRTAEGLVSENSETAEIEPNLAESWEISEDRLRIIFTLRDGLKWSDGEPLTVDDVIFTYNDIYLNEAIPTDTRDILRVGESKQLPTVRKLDERRVEFIVPEPFAPFLATTGLPLLPAHALRESVETKTPDGKLKFLTKWGVDTPPDEIIVNGPYKIKSYATGERVVFERNPHYWRKDEAGQQLPYLDELVWQIVESQDTSLLQFRSGGLDAVGTSPDFFSLLKREEKRGKFTIYNAGPAYGTTFISFNLNKGKRNGKPLVDPVKSRWFNTLEFRQAVAYAIDRQTMINNTFHGLGVLQNSPISIQSPFYFPPEKGLKTYDYNLEKAKELLLSAGFKYNNKEQLLDAEGNRVRFVAITNAENKIRVAMLAQIKQDLSKIGIEVQLNPISFSILVDKLSDSLDWECYLLGFTGGNEPNSGANIWSVDGGLHSFNQKPPAGQPALEGREVYDWEQEISDLYIQGARELDLEKRKEIYGETQRLTQEYLPAIHLVNPLSLGAVRDRFQNIKYVALPDKFWNIHEIKMSEED
- a CDS encoding glycosyltransferase family 2 protein produces the protein MNSSFFPQQTEGSLPSLPIRLDLSVVVPIYNEVDSIPQLLEAIQNSLQDTGLSYEIICIDDGSRDGSAEQLKEQTQTIPQLRAILLRRNYGQTPAMAAGFHYARGQVIVSLDGDLQNDPADIPRLLAKLDEGYDLVSGWREKRQDAALTRLLPSKIANWLIGKITGVKIHDYGCSLKAYRSELLADMNLYGELHRFLPALAFIEGARITEMPVGHHARRYGESKYGLGRTFRVAMDLFTVFFMKKFLTRPMHIFGYVGLLSWVVGVLLGLYLTFAKFALGESLEGRPLLILTILLLLTGIQLFSIGLLGELLMRTYHESQGRPIYRVREIAEYRSREDTTAPQQS
- a CDS encoding delta-aminolevulinic acid dehydratase, which gives rise to MTLIDSNAWHHWVDQFCTVLFFGTVVGAFWFASRMD
- a CDS encoding dihydrofolate reductase family protein, which produces MRKLKYYVACSLDGFIAHQDGSFDGFLMEGEAVTDYIESLKNFDVVLMGRKTYETGLKEGKTNPYPMMKSYVFSQTMKESPDEKVELVSENAGKLVRRLKQETGRDIYLCGGGNLATTLFAENLIDEIILKINPFLMGSGIPLFADVIPQTALELTNSRIYDSGIVWLNYEAKH
- a CDS encoding baeRF7 domain-containing protein yields the protein MDYDEFDLAIYMDLISQVEIEDLAKIEQQPCVSIYIPTVMAGPETRQNSIRYKNAITEAEEHLEKRGSSDTQVQEILKPARLLIEDYDFWQNQSEGLAVFIAADFLRYYRLPHCFTQSSVVSSRFQLKPLLPWFARDRKFYLLALSQNELKLFLCDRYGIQEVEDLPDEVPQSLAEALRYDDPQKQLQHHSGDGSGSAAVYHGQGVGTTDNKEKIKEYCQKIDSGLQSLFNKESFPLVLAGVEYVVSIYQQANSYAHLLSEGVIGNPENIQHQELHQQALQVIEPRWQAEEQQAIATYQESIQLADTTEKASSQLERIVPAAYNGQVDTLLIAEDWEAWGKFDPQANKVERQTSPQTQDIDLIDFAAVHTFLKGGYIYSMPMEKMPTTDKPIAAIFRYPVAAVTV
- a CDS encoding ShlB/FhaC/HecB family hemolysin secretion/activation protein, which gives rise to MVFDKLRACRTSADPAQIAPFPTALLLQSLLCLGIISFVSPEARAIDLLLAPQAKPPNPTTSNTETDSIAQIPDLNEDRFIQPDTEPPEPLAPEEPAPEPQEPETPPQPIPSEPLPGNIQVNSITLVGSTIFSRDDFAEEIARLEGKKVAQEALEELTDRVTERYLEAGYITSRAILDEKSLASGDIQVQVLEGRVEEIEVEGTDRLGNYVRSRVGLGTTTPINTAALENQLRLLRSDPLFENVEASLRTGSEPGSSIVVVRVTETRPFRGSASVDNYSPPSVGSERISFNASYRNLTGLGDEVAASFRTTAQGGSRTVDVLYRVPLNPMNGTLQLRTSLNWNDVVQGIGQVLDISGNSQLYDISFRQPLVRTPSEELALSVGFTHQTGQTFTFAGPFPFGFGPDAEGRSTTSVFKFGQDYVLREVSGAWALRSQFNIGTGLFDATSNESPVPDSHFFSWLGQVQRVQVLNENNFLIISADLQLSSAGLLPSQQFVIGGGQSVRGYRQNVRAADNGFRFSIEDRITLQRDEAGVARFLFIPFFETGLVWNRSNNPNTLQDQRFIAGLGAGFIWQPIEPLTIKLDYGVPLVNLSDRGENAQDDGFYFSVIYQF
- a CDS encoding DUF421 domain-containing protein, giving the protein MFNNPNALLDTLIIGAPAYLVIIFLLRISGKRTLSKWNAFDFVVTIAFGSILSTLLLSKDTSLLQGALAVGLLVFFQYAITWISVRSNVMQKLLKAEPSLLLYQGQLQHSILKRERVAKGEVLAAIRSSGIAAIEEVEAVVLETDGSFSVIPKFNSESRSALADVKYLPTAN
- a CDS encoding DUF1877 family protein, with translation MSTYCYFQQISPKVIIKLQIHPSVVDLFQDAHTLKEYSDNYWSGIESLQEDWEFVDEDLGEQERITPEIYEQISSDIPEIIEAGLVEDCWIGSTDSFDWLENEGLVGADIGNDGYYSYLSYLTPKQVEIMTEKLQKFQQQNYIKVYKILYPRSYEPEQNEEDEADFWKHFDTISSYCQEAVKSGNGMLLSYSG